The following are encoded together in the Gordonia insulae genome:
- a CDS encoding pyrimidine reductase family protein, whose product MFGVQKATQLTSGDDEAATLRRLAGLYAYPDRPASPPCLPRPFLRANMVSSIDGAVTHNGKSGDLGGPGDRTIFRVLRGLADLVLVGANTAATEGYRQPAPDDMFAADRAAREQHPAPALALVSRSLSIPGDYTPLTHPDTVVVTCRAAPPERRAALTAIGATLIDCGDDTVDIDQLLDVCAERGWVRMLSEGGPSLLGALIDADVVDELCVTTSPTLVAGDSGRIARAPGKAALHAMRPATIITDDDGFVFTRWTRATGEGA is encoded by the coding sequence ATGTTCGGTGTACAGAAAGCGACCCAGCTCACATCGGGTGATGACGAGGCCGCGACGCTTCGCCGGCTCGCCGGTCTGTATGCGTACCCGGATCGCCCGGCCTCGCCGCCCTGCCTGCCGCGTCCGTTCCTGCGCGCGAACATGGTGAGCTCGATCGACGGCGCGGTGACCCACAACGGGAAGTCGGGCGATCTCGGCGGCCCCGGGGACAGGACGATCTTCCGGGTGCTGCGGGGACTCGCCGACTTGGTGCTGGTCGGTGCGAACACCGCCGCCACCGAGGGCTATCGGCAACCAGCCCCCGACGACATGTTCGCCGCGGACCGCGCCGCACGCGAGCAGCATCCCGCGCCCGCGTTGGCGCTGGTGTCGCGGTCGCTGTCCATACCCGGCGACTACACGCCCCTCACCCACCCCGACACCGTCGTCGTCACCTGCCGAGCTGCGCCACCGGAGCGACGGGCGGCGTTGACCGCGATCGGCGCCACCCTCATCGACTGCGGAGACGACACCGTCGACATCGACCAGCTTCTCGACGTGTGCGCCGAACGTGGGTGGGTGCGGATGCTCAGCGAGGGTGGACCATCGCTGCTGGGGGCTCTCATCGACGCTGATGTCGTCGACGAATTGTGCGTCACGACCAGCCCCACTCTGGTCGCCGGGGACTCCGGACGCATCGCCCGGGCCCCGGGAAAGGCTGCGCTGCACGCGATGCGGCCGGCCACGATCATCACCGACGACGACGGGTTCGTCTTCACCCGATGGACTCGGGCGACCGGCGAGGGCGCGTGA